The following proteins are encoded in a genomic region of Magnolia sinica isolate HGM2019 chromosome 1, MsV1, whole genome shotgun sequence:
- the LOC131255078 gene encoding ribonuclease 3-like, with product MAPSIPSAAFIASILFFSAATVTADFDFFYYVLMWPGAYCKKEGCCLPTTGKPELDFLIKGMYQAKNSGALVPKCNIPTKFYINEVGNLISDMYAYWPNITCPSNNGMAGWKSLWEPYGNCSGLTERQYFNRTLQLRSTVNLLSKLRRADILPNDNDYNRDYLHAAINDAVGKKTALKCVETTSWWIIKKSQLSEVWFCVDKSGTTIIDCPTYPKSTCGDKVTFSKFSYDMLKDASLFFNPIQMPTSLSA from the exons ATGGCACCTAGCATTCCATCAGCTGCTTTCATCGCGTCTATTCTCTTTTTCTCTGCGGCCACTGTAACTGCAGACTTCGATTTCTTCTATTATGTACTCATG TGGCCAGGAGCGTATTGTAAAAAAGAAGGATGCTGCCTTCCCACAACAGGTAAACCAGAGCTGGACTTTTTAATCAAGGGCATGTATCAGGCTAAAAATTCGGGAGCGCTCGTCCCAAAATGCAATATTCCTACTAAATTCTACATTAATGAG GTTGGAAACCTTATCAGCGACATGTACGCGTATTGGCCGAACATCACGTGTCCAAGCAACAACGGTATGGCCGGCTGGAAAAGTCTGTGGGAGCCGTACGGTAATTGTAGCGGGCTGACCGAAAGGCAGTACTTTAACAGGACCTTGCAACTGCGGTCTACGGTCAATTTGCTCTCCAAGCTGAGAAGGGCAG ATATCCTGCCAAACGACAACGACTACAACCGAGATTATCTCCATGCCgccattaatgatgcagtcggaAAGAAAACGGCATTGAAATGCGTGGAGACGACGTCGTGGTGGATTATTAAAAAATCTCAGCTATCTGAGGTCTGGTTCTGTGTGGATAAGAGTGGTACCACAATCATCGATTGCCCAACCTATCCAAAGTCCACATGTGGGGACAAGGTCACATTCAGTAAATTCAGCTACGATATGTTGAAGGACGCTTCTTTATT